Proteins from a genomic interval of Methanobacteriaceae archaeon:
- a CDS encoding NUDIX domain-containing protein yields MTDKPFGLVVRAIIKDSDNNILILKRAPDSRSNPQCWELPGGKVEPGESFDKAMIREIKEETNLDITLNRAVGIAQQDLPHIHSVHVIMTVEVNSGDLKISDEHTEFKWRSLDKIKTLKLSNWFESFLDEKDI; encoded by the coding sequence ATGACAGATAAACCATTTGGACTGGTAGTTAGAGCCATAATAAAAGATTCTGATAACAATATTCTTATTTTAAAACGTGCCCCAGATTCTCGAAGTAATCCTCAGTGCTGGGAACTTCCAGGAGGTAAAGTAGAACCAGGAGAATCTTTTGATAAGGCCATGATAAGAGAAATCAAAGAAGAAACCAATTTAGATATCACCCTGAATCGTGCAGTAGGTATAGCTCAGCAGGATCTTCCCCACATACATTCCGTGCATGTAATAATGACTGTAGAAGTGAATTCTGGAGATTTAAAAATCAGTGACGAACACACTGAATTTAAATGGAGAAGTTTAGACAAAATAAAGACTCTAAAGTTATCTAACTGGTTTGAAAGCTTTTTAGATGAAAAAGATATTTAA
- a CDS encoding acetylornithine transaminase: protein MNTQEIMDLDKKFVMQTYGRQPLALSHGKGAEVWDVEGKSYLDCFAGVAVNNVGHAHPKVALAICHQAQRMIHCSNVYYTQEQVELAKLLTQVSPHDRVFFANSGAEANEGAIKLARKYTGKGEIISTDNSFHGRTLATVTATGQDKYKEPFKPLPGGFKHVPYGDIQAMVEVITEDTAAIILEPIQGEGGVIVPPEGYLQNVQNICRQRDVLLIMDEIQTGFGRTGEMFASTLFGVEPDITTIAKAMGGGYPIGAVLANERIATAFEPGDHGSTFGGNPLGCAAAKAAIEVILDENLVHQSQELGAYLKANLEQMASKYEIVKEVRGKGLMIGIELTKSCGDVVTAARKQGVLVNCTADTVVRLLPPLIITKEQLDVVVKVLDAALAKIS from the coding sequence ATGAATACTCAGGAGATCATGGATTTAGATAAAAAATTCGTCATGCAAACTTACGGTCGCCAACCTCTGGCCCTTTCTCATGGAAAAGGAGCTGAGGTATGGGATGTGGAAGGAAAATCCTATCTTGACTGTTTTGCAGGAGTGGCAGTGAACAATGTAGGCCATGCCCACCCTAAAGTGGCTTTGGCTATATGTCACCAGGCCCAGAGAATGATTCACTGTTCTAATGTTTACTACACTCAGGAACAGGTAGAATTAGCCAAGTTACTTACACAAGTATCTCCCCATGACAGAGTATTCTTTGCCAATAGTGGTGCCGAGGCCAATGAGGGAGCCATAAAATTGGCCCGAAAATACACGGGAAAAGGCGAGATCATATCCACTGATAATTCTTTTCACGGACGTACTCTGGCCACAGTAACTGCTACTGGTCAGGACAAATATAAGGAACCATTTAAACCACTTCCTGGGGGATTTAAACACGTCCCCTATGGTGATATACAGGCCATGGTTGAAGTCATAACTGAGGATACTGCAGCAATTATACTGGAACCTATTCAAGGTGAAGGGGGAGTAATTGTACCTCCAGAAGGTTACTTGCAAAATGTACAAAATATTTGCCGCCAGCGAGATGTTTTACTGATTATGGATGAAATCCAGACTGGATTTGGCCGTACTGGGGAAATGTTTGCTTCCACTTTATTTGGAGTGGAGCCGGATATAACCACTATAGCTAAGGCCATGGGCGGCGGATACCCAATTGGTGCTGTACTAGCTAATGAGCGAATTGCTACTGCATTTGAACCAGGAGACCATGGATCAACCTTTGGTGGAAATCCATTAGGTTGTGCTGCTGCTAAGGCAGCCATTGAAGTTATACTGGATGAAAATCTGGTTCATCAATCTCAAGAATTAGGGGCTTACCTTAAAGCAAATCTAGAACAGATGGCTTCTAAATATGAAATAGTAAAAGAAGTACGGGGTAAAGGCCTAATGATAGGCATAGAACTCACAAAAAGTTGTGGAGATGTGGTTACTGCGGCTCGAAAACAAGGCGTTCTAGTAAATTGTACTGCAGATACGGTTGTTCGATTGTTACCACCTCTAATAATTACTAAAGAACAATTAGATGTAGTGGTAAAGGTTTTGGATGCGGCTCTGGCTAAAATATCTTAA
- a CDS encoding GAF domain-containing protein: MLNNENSTENNLENAKNKILGMLDDYSLKEISDVVYEETRALTKSKNCYVAFVDPENKDSVGISFSHLTKGCQYYADLGEARFKIRKDGTYGGLLGYSLDTGKSFFTHNPKNHPAAHGLPLGHEPVSQFLSVAVKNEDEILGQIVVANPEENYSQYHLEITEEIANVYATVLEQYCLGKINMR, translated from the coding sequence ATGTTGAATAATGAAAATTCTACAGAAAATAATCTGGAAAATGCTAAAAATAAAATTTTAGGCATGCTGGATGACTATTCTTTGAAAGAAATTTCAGATGTTGTATATGAAGAAACCAGGGCCCTTACAAAAAGTAAAAATTGTTATGTGGCTTTTGTTGATCCAGAAAATAAAGACAGTGTAGGTATTTCGTTTTCTCACCTAACCAAGGGGTGCCAGTACTATGCAGATTTAGGGGAAGCAAGATTTAAAATCCGAAAGGATGGAACTTACGGTGGCCTTCTAGGTTATTCTCTGGATACTGGAAAATCATTTTTTACCCATAATCCTAAAAATCACCCGGCAGCACATGGATTGCCGTTAGGACATGAACCAGTGAGCCAATTTCTTTCAGTGGCAGTTAAAAATGAGGATGAAATTCTGGGACAGATTGTAGTGGCCAATCCAGAGGAAAATTATTCTCAATATCACCTGGAAATCACTGAAGAAATAGCTAATGTTTATGCCACGGTTTTAGAGCAATATTGTCTGGGAAAAATTAATATGAGGTAA
- a CDS encoding peptidylprolyl isomerase, producing the protein MKKAVIETKKGNIELVMFEEDAPNTVANFEELANKGFYDGLTFHRVLPDFVIQGGCPKGNGTGGPGYTIKCEINENKHVRGAMSMAHAGKDTGGSQFFITHSPQPHLDGVHTVFGKVTNGMSVVNSIQEKDVMEKVRVIEE; encoded by the coding sequence ATGAAAAAAGCTGTTATTGAAACTAAAAAAGGAAATATTGAACTGGTTATGTTTGAAGAAGACGCTCCAAATACTGTGGCCAATTTTGAAGAACTAGCTAATAAAGGATTTTATGACGGATTAACTTTCCACCGAGTACTCCCAGATTTCGTAATCCAAGGAGGATGTCCTAAAGGAAACGGTACAGGAGGCCCAGGATACACCATCAAATGTGAAATAAATGAAAATAAGCATGTTAGAGGTGCTATGTCCATGGCCCACGCTGGTAAAGACACTGGAGGAAGCCAGTTCTTTATAACTCACTCCCCACAACCACACCTAGACGGAGTACACACCGTATTTGGTAAAGTGACCAATGGGATGAGTGTAGTCAATTCCATTCAGGAAAAAGATGTTATGGAAAAAGTAAGGGTTATTGAAGAATAA